A window from Pangasianodon hypophthalmus isolate fPanHyp1 chromosome 16, fPanHyp1.pri, whole genome shotgun sequence encodes these proteins:
- the coro2ab gene encoding coronin-2B, with translation MFEGVTAGFMTVFKMSWQPPYHGSKFRHVYGKPASKGQNYDGLPITRGVHDNHCCAVNPCFMAVVTECAGGGAFIVISIRDKGRVDPHHPRVCGHSARVLDVKWDPFDDQRIASCSEDCTVKVWQIPSNGLKENLIRPQKELLGHVRRVGLIEWHPTAKDILLSSAYDYRVCVWRVDHVGVAVVKTPVCVIHTHTDLVTSVSFSEDGSRIATTCRDRRLRVLEPRTGHTLQESCNESHKAFKVLFLSNRNLLLTTGTSKWNQRQFALWDPDDLSEPLLEEDVDGGSGVLFPFYDPDTHMLYLAGKGDGNIRYYEVSAEKPYIHFLAEYRSPLPHKGLGVMPKRGLDTAQCEVFRFYRLVTVKDLVEPLSFIVPRKSEDFQEDIYPMTASNEAAMTAQEWLMGQNKGPVLMSLRPVSKVQNPYPAPEQDAQLGRSACSLDSLLVNYGAEKPANQKAGYEISDLSEWQEDETQWNSWRDTHCGVRWCESAGYTPPAAEKELLNVFYKQQEEIRSLRQQLRQRDSRIQQLELEIKNIRNQLRASF, from the exons ATGTTCGAAGGCGTGACTGCAGGCTTCATGACCGTCTTtaag atgtCGTGGCAGCCTCCATACCATGGCTCAAAGTTCCGTCACGTTTACGGAAAACCAGCGAGTAAGGGCCAGAATTACGATGGCCTGCCAATCACTCGCGGTGTCCATGACAACCACTGCTGTGCCGTCAATCCGTGCTTCATGGCGGTGGTCACTGAGTGCGCTGGGGGCGGAGCCTTCATCGTCATCTCCATACGTGAC aaagGCCGTGTGGACCCTCATCACCCCCGTGTGTGTGGTCACAGCGCCCGGGTTCTGGATGTTAAGTGGGATCCATTTGATGACCAGCGTATAGCTTCCTGTTCTGAAGACTGCACG gttAAAGTGTGGCAGATTCCCAGTAATGGATTGAAGGAAAATCTGATCAGACCACAGAAGGAGTTGTTAGGCCACGTCCGGAGGGTGGGGCTTATCGAGTGGCATCCAACCGCGAAGGACATTTTGTTAAGCTCCGCCTACGATTATCGA gtgtgtgtgtggcgtgtggACCATGTGGGCGTGGCGGTGGTGAAAACGCCGGTGtgtgtgatacacacacacactgacctggtGACGAGTGTGAGCTTCAGCGAGGATGGCAGCAGAATCGCTACAACATGCAGAGACAGAAGACTCCGAGTCCTCGAGCCGCGCACAGGACACACACTTCAG gagtcATGTAATGAGTCTCATAAGGCCTTCAAGGTTCTGTTTCTGTCCAACCGGAACCTGCTGCTCACAACTGGAACCTCCAAGTGGAACCAGAGACAGTTCGCACTGTGGGAcccg gatGATTTATCTGAGCCGTTGTTGGAGGAGGATGTAGATGGAGGTTCTGGAGTTCTCTTTCCATTTTATgatcctgacacacacatgctgtaccTGGCTGGCAAg ggaGATGGTAATATTCGGTACTATGAGGTGAGTGCGGAGAAACCGTATATACACTTCCTGGCAGAATATCGTTCTCCACTACCACACAAGGGCCTgg GTGTGATGCCGAAGCGAGGGTTAGACACAGCGCAGTGTGAAGTGTTTCGCTTTTATCGCCTCGTTACGGTTAAAGACCTCGTGGAACCGTTATCCTTTATCGTACCACGAAAG TCTGAGGACTTTCAGGAGGACATTTATCCGATGACGGCGAGCAACGAGGCGGCCATGACGGCTCAGGAGTGGCTCATGGGGCAAAACAAGG GCCCAGTGCTGATGTCTCTGAGGCCTGTGAGCAAGGTGCAGAACCCGTACCCAGCTCCAGAGCAGGACGCTCAGCTTGGGCGCTCAGCCTGCAGCCTGGACAGCCTCCTGGTGAACTACGGAGCAGAGAAACCGGCCAATCAGAAAGCAGGGTATGAGATCAGTGACCTATCAGAATGGCAGGAGGATGAGACTCAGTGGAACAGCTGGAGAGACACACACTGTGGGGTTCGGTGGTGCGAGTCAGCGGGATACACACCACCGGCCGCAGAGAAGGAG CTGCTGAATGTGTTTTATAAGCAGCAGGAAGAGATCAGATCTCTGAGGCAGCAGCTCCGTCAGCGGGACAGCAGGATTCAGCAGCTGGAGCTCGAGATCAAGAACATACGCAATCAGCTGAGAGCCTCGTTCTGA
- the tec gene encoding tyrosine-protein kinase Tec isoform X2 gives MSFEAILEETLIKRSQQKKRTSPLNYKERVFVLTKTKLTYYEGRVEKKFKKGSIDLQRVRCVEIVKNGGLVIPCENKYPFQVVYDVNTLYIFAPSNESRSAWVQNMKEEIKNNPQIMEKFHPQFWQGEWLCCGQEDKLALGCEEYNLFGDISRKPLPPIPSAESKCRRPLPQLPPEEEEQDPKEEVVIALYDFEGTESQDLTLRQGEEYVIIERCDVNWYKARNKYGEEGYIPSNYVTPKQPDNLEQFVWYCKNVNRNKAEEQLRKEDKEGGFMVRNSSSGAYTVSVFTKSLGDGGSAIRHYYIKETQSSPKQFYLAEKHQFSSIPELIEYHKHNAAGLVSRLRYPVNRQSRAAPTTAGFSYDKWEINPCELTFMKELGSGQVGVVRLGKWRAQHKVAIKAIREGAMSEEDFIEEAKVMMSLSHPKLVQLYGVCTQQRPIYLVTEFMELGCLLNYIRQRRGSFSPQSLLSICHDVSQGMEYLEANRFLHRDLAARNCLVSDSHVVKVSDFGMARYVLDDQYLSSSGAKFPVKWSPPEVFNFCRYSSKSDVWSFGVLMWEVFTEGKMPFENNLNHEVVTMVMQGHRLYRPKKAALRIYEIMQQCWQEVRRR, from the exons ATGAGTTTCGAAGCCATTCTGGAGGAGACTCTGATCAAACGGTCGCAGCAGAAGAAGCGAACTTCGCCACTCAACTATAAAGAGCGAGTTTTTGTCCTCACCAAGACTAAACTGACATACTACGAGGGACGCGTTGAG aagaagTTCAAGAAGGGCTCCATCGACCTGCAGCGTGTCAGGTGTGTTGAGATCGTTAAGAATGGAGGTTTGGTCATCCcgtgtgaaaataaataccCCTTCCAG gtggTTTATGATGTGAACACGCTGTATATTTTCGCTCCCAGTAACGAGAGCAGGAGTGCGTGGGTACAAAACATGAAGGAGG AGATAAAGAACAATCCTCAGATCATGGAGAAGTTCCACCCGCAGTTCTGGCAGGGGGAGTGGCTGTGCTGCGGTCAGGAGGATAAACTCGCGCTGGGCTGTGAGGAGTACAACCTGTTCGGAGACA ttTCACGGAAACCGCTCCCCCCTATTCCTAGTGCAGAGTCTAAA TGTCGACGCCCACTGCCACAGCTTCCCCCTGAAGAGGAAGAGCAGGACCCTAAAGAGGAAGTGGTCATcgcactgtatgattttgagggAACAGAAAGTCAGGATCTCACGCTGCGTCAGGGGGAGGAGTACGTCATCATCGAGAGGTGTGACGTCAACTGGTACAAAGCACGCAACAAATAcgg ggagGAAGGCTACATTCCCAGCAACTATGTGACCCCAAAGCAGCCAGATAATTTGGAGCAGTTTGT gtggtACTGCAAAAATGTGAACCGCAACAAAGCAGAGGAGCAGTTAAggaaagag gatAAAGAGGGAGGGTTCATGGTGCGAAACTCCAGTTCTGGTGCCTACACCGTTTCTGTGTTCACAAAGTCTTTGGG TGATGGAGGCTCAGCGATTAGACATTACTACATTAAAGAGACTCAGAGCTCACCTAAACAGTTTTACCTGGCGGAGAAACACCAGTTCAGCAGCATTCCTGAACTCATAGAGTACCACAAACACAACGcagcag gtttggtGTCCAGACTGCGTTATCCAGTAAATAGACAAAGCAGAGCAGCACCAACGACAGCAGGATTCAGCTAtg ataagTGGGAGATTAACCCGTGTGAGCTGACCTTCATGAAGGAGCTCGGCAGCGGGCAGGTCGGAGTGGTGCGACTGGGAAAATGGAGAGCGCAGCACAAAGTGGCCATTAAAGCCATCAGAGAGGGAGCCATGAGTGAAGAGGACTTTATAGAGGAGGCCAaagtgatgat GAGTCTGTCCCACCCGAAGCTGGTCCAGTTATACGGTGTGTGTACGCAGCAGAGGCCCATCTACCTGGTGACGGAGTTCATGGAGCTCGGCTGTCTCCTGAATTACATCCGTCAGCGCCGAGGCTCATTCAGCCCGCAAAGTCTGCTCAGCATCTGCCACGACGTCAGCCAGGGCATGGAGTACCTGGAGGCGAACCGCTTCCTCCATCGGGATCTG GCTGCTAGAAACTGCCTCGTCAGCGACTCACATGTGGTGAAAGTGTCAGACTTCGGCATGGCCAG ATACGTTCTGGACGATCAGTACCTCAGTTCCTCAGGAGCCAAGTTTCCAGTGAAGTGGTCTCCACCTGAGGTCTTTAACTTCTGTCGATACAGCAGCAAGTCTGACGTCTGGTCCTTCG gtgtgttaatgtgggagGTGTTTACCGAGGGGAAGATGCCGTTTGAGAACAACCTGAACCATGAGGTCGTAACCATGGTGATGCAGGGTCATCGCCTCTATCGCCCTAAAAAAGCCGCGCTGCGCATCTACGAAATCATGCAGCAGTGCTGGCAGGAGGTGAGACGCAGATAA
- the tec gene encoding tyrosine-protein kinase Tec isoform X1: MSFEAILEETLIKRSQQKKRTSPLNYKERVFVLTKTKLTYYEGRVEKKFKKGSIDLQRVRCVEIVKNGGLVIPCENKYPFQVVYDVNTLYIFAPSNESRSAWVQNMKEEIKNNPQIMEKFHPQFWQGEWLCCGQEDKLALGCEEYNLFGDISRKPLPPIPSAESKCRRPLPQLPPEEEEQDPKEEVVIALYDFEGTESQDLTLRQGEEYVIIERCDVNWYKARNKYGEEGYIPSNYVTPKQPDNLEQFVWYCKNVNRNKAEEQLRKEDKEGGFMVRNSSSGAYTVSVFTKSLGDGGSAIRHYYIKETQSSPKQFYLAEKHQFSSIPELIEYHKHNAAGLVSRLRYPVNRQSRAAPTTAGFSYDKWEINPCELTFMKELGSGQVGVVRLGKWRAQHKVAIKAIREGAMSEEDFIEEAKVMMSLSHPKLVQLYGVCTQQRPIYLVTEFMELGCLLNYIRQRRGSFSPQSLLSICHDVSQGMEYLEANRFLHRDLAARNCLVSDSHVVKVSDFGMARYVLDDQYLSSSGAKFPVKWSPPEVFNFCRYSSKSDVWSFGVLMWEVFTEGKMPFENNLNHEVVTMVMQGHRLYRPKKAALRIYEIMQQCWQERPEERPSFRQISEMITDELETDGHAS; this comes from the exons ATGAGTTTCGAAGCCATTCTGGAGGAGACTCTGATCAAACGGTCGCAGCAGAAGAAGCGAACTTCGCCACTCAACTATAAAGAGCGAGTTTTTGTCCTCACCAAGACTAAACTGACATACTACGAGGGACGCGTTGAG aagaagTTCAAGAAGGGCTCCATCGACCTGCAGCGTGTCAGGTGTGTTGAGATCGTTAAGAATGGAGGTTTGGTCATCCcgtgtgaaaataaataccCCTTCCAG gtggTTTATGATGTGAACACGCTGTATATTTTCGCTCCCAGTAACGAGAGCAGGAGTGCGTGGGTACAAAACATGAAGGAGG AGATAAAGAACAATCCTCAGATCATGGAGAAGTTCCACCCGCAGTTCTGGCAGGGGGAGTGGCTGTGCTGCGGTCAGGAGGATAAACTCGCGCTGGGCTGTGAGGAGTACAACCTGTTCGGAGACA ttTCACGGAAACCGCTCCCCCCTATTCCTAGTGCAGAGTCTAAA TGTCGACGCCCACTGCCACAGCTTCCCCCTGAAGAGGAAGAGCAGGACCCTAAAGAGGAAGTGGTCATcgcactgtatgattttgagggAACAGAAAGTCAGGATCTCACGCTGCGTCAGGGGGAGGAGTACGTCATCATCGAGAGGTGTGACGTCAACTGGTACAAAGCACGCAACAAATAcgg ggagGAAGGCTACATTCCCAGCAACTATGTGACCCCAAAGCAGCCAGATAATTTGGAGCAGTTTGT gtggtACTGCAAAAATGTGAACCGCAACAAAGCAGAGGAGCAGTTAAggaaagag gatAAAGAGGGAGGGTTCATGGTGCGAAACTCCAGTTCTGGTGCCTACACCGTTTCTGTGTTCACAAAGTCTTTGGG TGATGGAGGCTCAGCGATTAGACATTACTACATTAAAGAGACTCAGAGCTCACCTAAACAGTTTTACCTGGCGGAGAAACACCAGTTCAGCAGCATTCCTGAACTCATAGAGTACCACAAACACAACGcagcag gtttggtGTCCAGACTGCGTTATCCAGTAAATAGACAAAGCAGAGCAGCACCAACGACAGCAGGATTCAGCTAtg ataagTGGGAGATTAACCCGTGTGAGCTGACCTTCATGAAGGAGCTCGGCAGCGGGCAGGTCGGAGTGGTGCGACTGGGAAAATGGAGAGCGCAGCACAAAGTGGCCATTAAAGCCATCAGAGAGGGAGCCATGAGTGAAGAGGACTTTATAGAGGAGGCCAaagtgatgat GAGTCTGTCCCACCCGAAGCTGGTCCAGTTATACGGTGTGTGTACGCAGCAGAGGCCCATCTACCTGGTGACGGAGTTCATGGAGCTCGGCTGTCTCCTGAATTACATCCGTCAGCGCCGAGGCTCATTCAGCCCGCAAAGTCTGCTCAGCATCTGCCACGACGTCAGCCAGGGCATGGAGTACCTGGAGGCGAACCGCTTCCTCCATCGGGATCTG GCTGCTAGAAACTGCCTCGTCAGCGACTCACATGTGGTGAAAGTGTCAGACTTCGGCATGGCCAG ATACGTTCTGGACGATCAGTACCTCAGTTCCTCAGGAGCCAAGTTTCCAGTGAAGTGGTCTCCACCTGAGGTCTTTAACTTCTGTCGATACAGCAGCAAGTCTGACGTCTGGTCCTTCG gtgtgttaatgtgggagGTGTTTACCGAGGGGAAGATGCCGTTTGAGAACAACCTGAACCATGAGGTCGTAACCATGGTGATGCAGGGTCATCGCCTCTATCGCCCTAAAAAAGCCGCGCTGCGCATCTACGAAATCATGCAGCAGTGCTGGCAGGAG AGACCGGAGGAAAGGCCGTCGTTTAGACAGATCTCAGAGATGATCACGGATGAGCTGGAAACAGATGGCCACGCCTCCTGA